In Erigeron canadensis isolate Cc75 chromosome 8, C_canadensis_v1, whole genome shotgun sequence, the DNA window AGAAACAGCAAGTCATCAAGATGGGTTTTAGGATGTGTGCAAATTTATAAGCAGTGACCTTGAAGCAGAAGACGTACCTAtgtactttttcttttcatgTGGTTCATAACAACAGGTTTCCCTTCAAATAAGTCAGAAAGGTAATTCTCCAAGTCATCAGGGTAATACTTTATGTACTTCCCGCCATGCCTTCCACCCTCTAGTTGACTCCCGAACCTCCCTAAAAAAGCACGGTATGCTGGAAGGACTTTTTCCGATATAGATATTCTAAGTTCTTCCCGAAGTTGCTCATCAGGAACCTTCCAGAGTGTTTGTGTCCTATAGATATCTTCAAAACAAGCATTGAAGTTTTTAAATCGTTCTTTAAGAATCACCTTGGATGCACTAGTTGAGCTCCCACTTATCCCTTCATCTTTCAGATACAGCAACGCCTTGCTCCATGCTGCTCTGAGATAACTCGTGTGCCATTGGCGAATCTTACCACGGTGTTTACGGATCCACTGGTCACCCAAAAGGTTCCGAAGCTCTGATTCTTTAACTTTCTGAACTATGTAAAGAATGTTATTCATCAAGAAAATGTATCTCAATGCACTATCTTCATATAATCTTGACTTTTCATCGATATTTGACTCCAAAGAAGTGATCAGTAACTGCACACGAAGTGCTATAGGGGATATAGTATCAACACCATCACCATCATTTAACTGTGAAGAATTCAGCTCAAGATGATCACCTTTTGGCAATAGGGTATTCAACGTTTCACTATAATCCACCAATAACTTCAAATAATTCATAACATAACGCGTGATCGGATGAAGATCGCCACCCTGTGCAGCCCTAGAACTTTCACCTTTGACAGCGTTCTCAAATTCCACAAAAGTCCCAACCGCTGCCATACCCAAACCACTCAAAACTCCCTTAGCTTCACTGCAAACCAATTCACCAGATTCATCTGTGAACAAACCTTCTAAATCTCGTGAAACATCAACAAGAACCTCATACATGTCAAGAATCCTAAATAGTTTCTCTGATGACCTCTGACTAATTGCAACTGCCTCACCAAAATTCAACAACTGCATCACACAACCTTTCGTCGTCTCAACAAAGCAAATCTCCTGAATCGTTTCCGACTCACTGAATATCATTTCGCACAAACGTTTCTCCCCAATCAACAGAACCCTAACCACAACCTTAATACCTTCAATCCATTTCTTCAACTTTAAATCCAAACTTTTCCATTCTATTCTCTGCACCTCTTCAATACTAACTCTCTCCACGCCTAAAATCGACATACACTCATCCAAAACATCACGGCGTACACTAGTATATACCTGACAACACTCTTTCTCATATCCGGACCTAATCATTCTATCCGCAATATCTTTAAGTTCATCAATAGCTTCAAAACGAATCAGATCAACACTCACATCTCCTCCTAAACTCGCGCCTCTCTCATGATGCAAACTGCTCCCTTCCTGATCCAACACATCATGTCCAAAACTCTCCGCTTCATCCTCAGTCTCGGATCCGGTTCCGCCTAACGCACGCGGAACCGTTACCGAACCACCAGCCGATTCCGGTTCCGTTTCAGCATCACCGAACGACCGCGTAGCCGAAATTGAACCGCGAACCGACCCGTACAACTCATTAGCATCTAAAGGGACAGTACTACGAATCAAAATGCAACGAAATTCATCTTCTAACCTCGACATAGCCATCTGGATAGCGTTCTCAGCTCGATCCAAAACGTCATCGTTTCGTTCATCCGTTTCATCAACGTGTAGGTTTTCCGTCAGCTGAATCATCAAATCAACGGCAGTAAAATACTCCGACGAAGTCGCCGTCGCCGATGCATCAGCTTCCGGCAATTCGCCGGTACCGGAATCATCATACCGAAGAATGATCTTCTCAGCGCGTTCAAACTGTTCGGTGAAGGTGACGTCATCATCAGCGGTACCGGAATCCATAAAATCGGTGATATTAGATAAACGGTTATCAAATTGTGATAAAATTAACATCATATCTTCTGTTGCTTTTGTATTCATATTTAGTGATTTTACAATTTGCTGAGCTGTCGCTAACACTCTATCTTGTCCTTCTGTTGTTGCCGCCATCACCGgaaactaatatatttatatatatagatattatgtatgtatgtatgtagaaTTCTCTATTTATTATCAAATAAACCTAATTTCTGTAACACGGCGGTTGGACGGTGAACGGAATAACTGTGTGTGAAATgaatgtgtgtttgtgtgtgtgataAGCAAGTGATATTCCGTTATTATTACACACACAGACAGTGTGTATGTGTGAGAGAGAATTATGTTCCGGGATTACTTTTCCGTTTTGGCCGGCCTTAAACGGAATCGTCTTGGTGAGAGGacttttacatattttattattattttaatttgatttttgtatatataaaaaaaaaagagtgaagTCTGAAGTGATGATATATTTGTGTATCAACAATTGTACTTCATGTATTAACAACGTGTTTGTTTTGTGTAAAATACGTGTCTCCTAAAAATATCTCAAATGAATGTCCATTAAGTAATCTTAAAATACTAATCTTTAGAATCATTTCTAATTAATTCGTAAATTACGAAGAAATATATTACGTTAAAAATCACAATCCAAGATTTATGTAAATATAGGttaatgttaatattattaaaataggATGATAGTTTACCTCCCCATACCCCGCACAGAGATTgagtcctgttgttgttgtattaAAATGGGATGATAATTTATGGCTCATGCAACAAGAATTCATATACGAGTATGTGTTAAGAGTgtgtattatgtaatgtgttatACCttagataaattaatttaaactataaaaatgtaaacatgTAAATATAAAGGtattatgatatttaaataaacACGATCTTTTATTATAGACATCCgttttttaatgtttatgaGATTACAAACTTTAAAGATTAGATAGATAACAAGTATATATTATTCGGTTGTGTAATATATGATGTATAACATACTAAATACTATGTTACTCGTATAAgttattataaacataaacatagaCATGATCATATGCTTACATGATCCATAAGTGTATTATACTTGCTTGAAACTAAAACAAAGAGATTTGGGATATAAAAAGGCTATGAACAATTATTTTGCTAAATGTcctaaaattcatttttttaaataggaTTTCATGATCaattataacataattaatatcaGCTCAAAATCATATATTTGATTGAGGACACAAATTATTTACCTCACAATTGTATTTGAAACCCAGTTTAAACCTAAAAGTGCATACCATCTTAAACTTAATCCATCTTTCTATTGCGTCTTAATTTAAAAACTAGCGTTAGGAAATAACTTAAAGTTTCAtagtttatattcatttttgttCATTCTTCCAATTAGATATAAGATTGTAAATAATTAAAGAATGAGTATTTAGTTTAGGCAATTTTTTAGTTTAGttatttaaaataacaaacTATTTTTGAGtcaaatataaaactttatcCATGCCTAATtgagttaatttttttaaaaaaatattttgctCAAGCAGTTTACATATCAATCTTCTCCATCCATCGTCATATCTTATATTAGGTCCCATTATTCGTAAAAGAGTATATAGATGTTACATActttttttctgaaaaatgtttaaTATGTATAAAAGATAAACCTAAAAATGTCCTTAATAAAACATGATTGCCTACTCTTTGATTCAAAGGGATAATGGGAAGCTAGGGTTGAGATTTGATTGAAAAAGATAATGGTAGGCTTTAGGGTTGTGATCTTATATAATAAAGGGTCTTGAACAACACATTGGGCTAGTTTAGTCGGTAAACTTACAAAAATGTCCCAATAattaaacattttctttttagaaaatgaataatcaaacattttaaatattcaCTGTTTTCATAATCGAATCAAACATTGAATCTGGATTAACTCCTATTTCAGCCTTCAGTTTTCCTTTATTTGTTTGGCGGTGAACTGGGAGACGATAATTGAGGGTCCACGTTTACTTACTGACTATCCCCGTTTACTTACTAACTACGGAGTATAAGAAAAGACGATAATCGAGGCCtagttaatttatttttgtttctgaaatttgtttaagattttaaaatacccaaactatttctaattaaaaaaaattaaataatgttAAATGTATTTGACTAGaatttacaaagaaaaaaagtacTCGTAAAACAGTAGTGAAAAAGTGGGGAAACAGAATAACAGACGTCAAAAGACTTCATCGCCGGATCCATCTCTCTGCAGctctttcacacacacacacacacacacacacacagactAATTGAATCGAATAAAAAACCAGCGGCAATGGAGGTCGAATTGGAAGCGATGCTAAACGATCTTCAAAAACTCAAGTCTTCATTACCTGATTCATCGCGCCATTCTTCCATCGATCAAGTAACTTTCTTTCAACTCATTGATTACTAAATTTGCATGTAATCCGTTTGATATTTATGAAGAAATTGGCTCACATAAACCCTggtacct includes these proteins:
- the LOC122580462 gene encoding exocyst complex component EXO70B1-like, which produces MAATTEGQDRVLATAQQIVKSLNMNTKATEDMMLILSQFDNRLSNITDFMDSGTADDDVTFTEQFERAEKIILRYDDSGTGELPEADASATATSSEYFTAVDLMIQLTENLHVDETDERNDDVLDRAENAIQMAMSRLEDEFRCILIRSTVPLDANELYGSVRGSISATRSFGDAETEPESAGGSVTVPRALGGTGSETEDEAESFGHDVLDQEGSSLHHERGASLGGDVSVDLIRFEAIDELKDIADRMIRSGYEKECCQVYTSVRRDVLDECMSILGVERVSIEEVQRIEWKSLDLKLKKWIEGIKVVVRVLLIGEKRLCEMIFSESETIQEICFVETTKGCVMQLLNFGEAVAISQRSSEKLFRILDMYEVLVDVSRDLEGLFTDESGELVCSEAKGVLSGLGMAAVGTFVEFENAVKGESSRAAQGGDLHPITRYVMNYLKLLVDYSETLNTLLPKGDHLELNSSQLNDGDGVDTISPIALRVQLLITSLESNIDEKSRLYEDSALRYIFLMNNILYIVQKVKESELRNLLGDQWIRKHRGKIRQWHTSYLRAAWSKALLYLKDEGISGSSTSASKVILKERFKNFNACFEDIYRTQTLWKVPDEQLREELRISISEKVLPAYRAFLGRFGSQLEGGRHGGKYIKYYPDDLENYLSDLFEGKPVVMNHMKRKST